The DNA sequence GGGATTATCAGCTGGTGAGTCGGTATTCCGGTAACTTTCAATGATTCAGCCGGAACCGGCATCCGTTCCATGACAGCCATGATTAACTTGAACCAGCTCACAATAAAACCGGTTTCATTTTATGTTACCGGGAACATTTTGTTAGTCTGCACAGAATATTTCACGGAGAGCACATCATGCAGGCAATATCAGCACAGCGCGATCAACTAGGTGAATGTCCCCGCTGGCATGCAGAAACACAAACACTGTGGTGGGTCGATATTCTGCAACATCAGATCCACCATCATCATCCGGCCAGTGGTGCACACGGCGTCATTCAGTTAGAAGAAGAGATTGGCTGTTTTATCTGGCGCAAAACAGGCGGTTTGATCGTAGGGCTGCAATCCGGTCTGGCCTTTATCGACGATCTGACAAACCCAGTATTACGCCCGATCGCCGCTCCGGAAGCAGATAAACCGTGGCAACGTTTCAATGATGGCCGCTGCGATCCGGCCGGCCGCTTTATTGCCGGCACCATGAACGGCCGCAAAGATGATTCTTACGGCACATTTTATCAATTAGATGCGGCACTGAATTTACGTCAGCTGGTGGGCAAAAGCTGGACTTGTAACGGCCTGGCTTTCAGCCCGGACGGGAAAACGCTGTACTGGTCTGATACACCGATTCAGAACCGGAATATCTATCGCTGTGACTATGATGTCGAAACCGGTAATGTCAGTAATCAGCAGCTGTTTTTCCATGTACCGGAAGGAATGGGGCGTCCTGATGGCGCCACGGTCGACAGCGAAGGCAATTACTGGTCTGCGCAATACGCCGGTAGCCGGGTGCTGTGCATCAGCCCGCAAGGCGAATTGCTGCGTAATATCGAACTGCCGGTTACCAACCCAACCATGCCCTGCTTTGGCGGACCGGATCTGAAAACGCTGTATATCACTAGTGCTAGTCAGGGGATGTCGGAAGAACATCTGGCCGCACATCCGCTGGAGGGCGCGGTGCTGGCCATTCCGATGGATGTTGCAGGTCTGCCGGAAGTCGCATTTGCGGGTTAATAATCTGCAGAAGGAGGAAGGCGTGCACTGACATCACGCCTTCCGCTCATCGTCATCTGGTCCAGTGAAACCAGTGCTGAGTTCTGTTCGATATCGCGACCAGTGACAGCATGACCGGCACTTCGACCAAAACCCCCACCACAGTAGCCAGCGCGGCACCGGAATGCAGTCCGAACAGCGAAATGGCAACGGCAACCGCCAGCTCAAAGAAATTAGAGGTACCAATCATGCAGGCAGGTGCCGCAATATTAAACGGCAGCCGCAAGATCAGGGCACCAATAAATGAGATCGCATAAATCCCGTACGACTGCAGCAATAATGGTATTGCGATCAGCACAATGGTTTGTGGCTGCTGCATGATGGTTTCAGCCTGAAAGCCGAATAATAAAATTACGGTTGCCAGCAGTCCGACGATCGACCAGGGCTTAATGCGGCCAAGAAACGCATGCAGACTGACATCACCACCTTTGCTTTCCAGATGATGACGAGTGAATACACCGGCAAAAAGCGGCAGCAATACATACAGCACCACGGAAAA is a window from the Tolumonas auensis DSM 9187 genome containing:
- a CDS encoding SMP-30/gluconolactonase/LRE family protein — protein: MQAISAQRDQLGECPRWHAETQTLWWVDILQHQIHHHHPASGAHGVIQLEEEIGCFIWRKTGGLIVGLQSGLAFIDDLTNPVLRPIAAPEADKPWQRFNDGRCDPAGRFIAGTMNGRKDDSYGTFYQLDAALNLRQLVGKSWTCNGLAFSPDGKTLYWSDTPIQNRNIYRCDYDVETGNVSNQQLFFHVPEGMGRPDGATVDSEGNYWSAQYAGSRVLCISPQGELLRNIELPVTNPTMPCFGGPDLKTLYITSASQGMSEEHLAAHPLEGAVLAIPMDVAGLPEVAFAG